The following proteins are encoded in a genomic region of Necator americanus strain Aroian chromosome II, whole genome shotgun sequence:
- a CDS encoding hypothetical protein (NECATOR_CHRII.G6728.T1), with protein MPNSPNRAMRPINTDRTDDADATHQGLRRTRRGYRQRDPTRRTTEKQKWQASLEQEPAPHIEAKKRKEQEEGERNDENVLEVMDEVGEDESGVEYEQDEQSEEDMAAEQVERVVQQARAQVEPARGGANPGQKQRVAHIRKRIQPENGSAGANDSVRNYEAPNRNGMIFVSCYNNWRDIPCARHAGTATRIPKPLL; from the coding sequence ATGCCAAACTCTCCCAACCGAGCGATGCGACCAATCAACACAGATCGAACCGACGATGCAGACGCAACCCACCAAGGCCTTCGAAGAACCCGGAGAGGATACAGACAGCGAGACCCAACAAGACGAACCactgaaaagcaaaaatggcAAGCGTCACTTGAGCAAGAACCAGCCCCCCACATTGaggcaaaaaagagaaaggaacaAGAGGAAGGAGAGAGGAATGACGAGAATGTCCTAGAAGTTATGGATGAAGTCGGCGAGGACGAGAGTGGAGTCGAGTATGAACAGGACGAACAGAGTGAAGAAGACATGGCCGCAGAGCAGGTGGAACGGGTAGTACAACAGGCTCGAGCGCAGGTGGAACCAGCGAGAGGAGGCGCTAACCCGGGGCAGAAGCAGAGGGTCGCGCACATCCGGAAGAGGATCCAGCCAGAGAACGGGAGCGCCGGCGCCAACGACTCAGTGCGGAACTACGAAGCGCCCAACAGGAACGGGATGATCTTCGTCTCATGCTACAACAACTGGAGAGACATCCCTTGTGCCCGGCACGCCGGTACAGCCACTCGCATTCCTAAACCACTTCTATGA
- a CDS encoding hypothetical protein (NECATOR_CHRII.G6722.T2) has translation MADGVRVAAVVKLMESIVVLPDKNCTERMDTPSAREFLTNLEPFQVVLLTIASSFTLIVYILALVHWYYVYSFVSIETRRNKLYWLVTLFPVSTGCCLVGMLAPRTSLIMTAVGILYYLMCLFVIVSLCRHLFGGRSSFSNSLQFESRPIDFRSPPLCCLIPFLPTAESSERNIRRLEWLVLQAPVVRAVIIVSDIIAVAEMREEAKAFLRYSDIFSVGSLMLAIFGVHTLARVTSNKLSEYCFLTVFRFVDVSLLFFSAQQPMIFQNILLRFDLIKCGPLLTAQENATFVCNFVTICEMFVMCLLATVLLAPRRNAMFDSHRLLKTPSSFHGTEVSEIGEQCLGVEFSSNELD, from the exons ATGGCAGACGGTGTACGTGTGGCAGCTGTAGTGAAACTAATGGAGTCAATAGTCGTACTGCCAGACAAAAACTGCACCGAAAGGATGGACACTCCGTCGGCCAGAGAATTTCTCACAA ATCTTGAGCCATTCCAAGTGGTCCTCTTAACGATTGCATCATCCTTCACACTTATTGTCTACATTCTCGCTCTCGTTCACTGGTATTATGTTTACTCGTTCGTTTCAATAGAGACAAGAAGAAATAAGCTCTACTGGCTTGTCACACTTTTCCCG GTATCAACGGGTTGCTGTTTGGTTGGAATGCTCGCTCCGAGGACTTCCTTGATCATGACTGCTGTTGGTATTCTTTACTATCTCATGTGTTTGTTCGTGATCGTATCTTTGTGCAG GCACTTATTTGGCGGACGCTCCTCCTTTTCAAACAGCCTGCAGTTTGAATCTAGACCGATAGACTTCAGAAGCCCTCCACTCTGTTGCCtgattccttttcttccaACCGCGGAGTCTTCGGA GAGAAACATTCGACGGTTGGAGTGGTTAGTTCTCCAGGCGCCTGTTGTCCGAGCAGTTATTATTGTGAGCGATATAATTGCTGTCGCTGAGATGAGGGAAGAAGCAAAAGC ATTCCTTCGATACTCAGACATATTCTCAGTTGGTTCCCTCATGCTGGCTATATTTGGTGTGCATACGTTGGCACGGGTTACGTCG AACAAGTTGTCGGAGTACTGCTTTCTCACGGTGTTCCGCTTCGTGGATGTGTCATTACTGTTCTTTTCTGCTCAACAACCCATGATCTTTCAAAACATACTTCTCCGTTTTGATCTCATTAAATGCGGTCCATTACTCACGGCTCAGGAAAATGCCACTT TTgtttgcaattttgtgacCATTTGTGAGATGTTCGTCATGTGCTTGCTGGCTACGGTACTGCTTGCCCCGCGTCGCAACGCTATGTTCGATAGCCATCGCTTGCTCAAAACGCCTTCGTCCTTTCATGGCACTGAGGTGTCTGAGATTGGAGAACAGTGTTTAGGTGTCGAGTTTAGTTCGAATGAGCTAGACTGA